In Chionomys nivalis chromosome 24, mChiNiv1.1, whole genome shotgun sequence, one genomic interval encodes:
- the Mlf1 gene encoding myeloid leukemia factor 1, with product MFRMLSSSFEDDPFFADSFLSHRESMRNMMRSFSEPFGRNLLSVSDGRGRTHNRRDNDGEDSLTHADVVNPFQTMDRMMLNMRNSMQELQRNFGQLSMDPNGHSFCSSSVMTYSKVGDDPPKVFQASTQTRRAPGGIKETRRAIRDSDSGLEKMAVGHHIHDRAHVIKKSKNNKTGDEEVNQEFINMNESDAHAFDDEWQNEVLKYKPTGRPHNLENTRLRSVGHEHPVSREPKRREKIHQNPAVENGRRSHVFADKLNIKGSPLKISKK from the exons ATGTTCCGGATGCTGAGCAGCAGCTTCGAGGACGACCCCTTCTTCGC TGATTCCTTTCTTTCACACCGAGAAAGTATGCGCAACATGATGAGAAGTTTCTCTGAACCTTTTGGAAGAAACTTGCTCAGTGTATCTGATGGTAGAGGAAGAACACACAATCGTAGAGATAATGATGGTGAAGATTCCTTAACT CATGCAGATGTTGTCAACCCTTTTCAGACAATGGATCGGATGATGTTAAACATGCGAAACAGTATGCAGGAGTTACAAAGAAACTTT GGTCAGCTCTCAATGGACCCGAATGGGCATTCCTTTTGTTCTTCCTCTGTCATGACCTATTCCAAAGTAGGAGATGACCCACCGAAGGTGTTCCAGGCCTCAACTCAGACCAGGAGGGCTCCAGGAGGA ATAAAAGAAACCAGAAGAGCGATAAGAGATTCTGACAGCGGTCTAGAGAAAATGGCTGTTGGTCATCATATCCATGACCGAGCTCATGTCATTAAGAAGTCAAAGAATAACAAGACGGGAGATGAAGAGGTCAATCAAGAGTTCATCAATATGAATGAAA GCGATGCTCATGCTTTTGACGATGAGTGGCAAAATGAAGTTTTGAAGTACAAGCCTACTGGACGGCCACACAATCTAGAGAACACTAGATTGCGAAGTGTGGGTCATGAGCATCCAGTGTCACGAGAACCCAAAAGAAG AGAGAAAATTCATCAAAATCCAGCCGTTGAGAATGGAAGAAGATCACACGTTTTTGCGGACAAACTCAACATCAAAGGATCACCTTTGAAAatcagcaaaaaataa